GGAGGCCGCATAGCGCAGCACCCGCTCGACCCCGGCCCGGGTCTCGATCGAGGTCTCGGTGGCGGCCTCGGCCGGGCCGCCCCGGTGGACGGTGCCGCCCGCGCCCACGTACACGCCCTCGGTGTTCTCCCGCACCACCAGCAGGTCGATGTCGTCGGGCTTGACGTCGGCCAGCGGCGACGACACCCCCGGGTAGAGCCGCACCGGTCTCAGGTTCACGTAGAGGTCGAGCTCGAAGCGGAGCCGCAGCAGCAGGCCCCGCTCCAGCACCCCCGGGGGCACGTCGGGCCGGCCGACGGCCCCGAGCAGGATGGCGTCGACCGCGCGCAGCTCCTCCAGGACCGCGTCGGGCAGGGCCTCGCCGGTGCGCCGCCAGCGGTCGGCCCCGAGGTCGTAGTCGACCCAGTCGAGGCCGAAGCCGAAGCGCGCCCCGGCCGCCTCGGTGGCCTTGCGCGCCTCGGCCACGACCTCCGGCCCGATGCCGTCCCCGGCCAGGACGGCGATGCGGTAGGCCCGCCGCGTCGGCAACTCAGGCCTCCGTGCCGAAGACGCGGCCGAGGGCGACCCGGCCCTCGGACTCCTCGGCCGGGGGCTCGGGCACGGTGGGCGACGACGCGGCGGCGTCGGCCTCGACGTCCACGCCGAAGACCCGGGCCATGGCGGCGTGCGCCTCCTCGGGATTTGCCTGTTGCCTGGGTCGCCTGGTCATGCCGGCACCTCCGAACTGCTTGGTGTCCGCCTGCGGCGGACGCTCGTTCCGCTGCGGTCGCCGCCGGCGACCGCCTTGTTGACGGCCTGCAGGTAGGCGCGCGCCGAGGCCTCGACCACGTCGGTGGCCACGCCGCGCCCGGTTACTCGGACCCCCTCGTGCTCGACCTGCACGGTCACGTCCCCGAGGGCGTCGGTGCCGCCGCTGACGGCCGAGACGTGGAACTCGACGAGCCTGGCGTCGACCCCGACCGCCTTGGCGATGGCGGCGCAGGCGGCGTCGACCATGCCGTCGCCGATGGCCGACTGCTCGACCACCCCGGCGTCGTGGCTGAGCCGCACGGTCGCGGTCGGCGACATCACCGTGCCCCCGGCCACCTGGAGCCCGACGAACCGCCAGGCGGCGTCGTCGGCCAGGACCTCGCCGGCGACCAGGGCCTCCAGGTCGACGTCGGTGATCCGGGGCTTGCGGTCGGCCAGCTCCTTGAACCGGGTGAAGGCCTTGTCCAGCTCCTCGCGGCTCAGGTCGAAGCCCAGCTTCTGGAGGGCGTCGGCCACGGCGTGGCGGCCCGAGTGCTTGCCGAGCACGATCCGCGACCCGGCGTAGCCCAGCTCGACCGGGTCCATGTGCTCGTAGGTGGTCCGCTCCATGAGCACGCCGTGCTGGTGGATGCCGGACTCGTGGGCGAAGGCGTTGGCCCCCACGATCGCCTTGTTGGGCTGGATCGGGTAGCCGGTGAGGAGGCTGACCAGCCGCGACGTGCGGGCGATCTCGCGGGTGTTGACCTCGGTCTTCACCCCCAGGGAGGACTGGTGGGTGCGCAGGGCCATCACCACCTCCTCCATGGAGCAGTTGCCGGCCCGCTCGCCGATGCCGTTCACGGCCACCTCGACCTGGCGGGCGCCGGCCTGCACGGCCGAGATCGAGGCGGCCACGGACACGCCCAGGTCGTCGTGGCAGTGGACGCTCCAGACGGCCCGGTCGGCGCCGGGGGTCTCGGCGATCAGCCAGGAGACGAGCTCGGAGAAGGCGTCGGGCAGCATGTAACCGACCGTGTCGGGGACGTTGCAGGTGGTGGCCCCGGCGGCGATGGCGGCGGCGTAGACCTGCTTGAGGAACTCGGGGTCGGAGCGGGTGGCGTCCTCGGCCGAGAACTCGACGTCGTCGGTGTAGCCCTTGGCCCGCGCGACCGCGCCCTCGGCCGCGGCCAGGACCTCGGCCGGGGTCTTGCGCAGCTTGTGCTCCATGTGGATGGGGCTGGTGGCGATGAAGGTGTGCAGCCGGGCCCGGCCGGCCGGGGCGAGCGCCTCGGCGGCCCGGTCGACGTCGCCGGGGGCGGTCCGGGCCAGGGCGGCGATGGTGGCTCCCTTGACCCGCTCGGCGACCGCCCGCACGGCCTCGAAGTCGCCCTGGCTGGCCTGCGGGAACCCGGCCTCGATGACGTCGACGCCCAGGCGGGCCAGCTGCTCGGCGATCTCTACCTTGGCCTTGGCGTTGAGGTTGATGCCCGGGGCCTGCTCCCCGTCGCGCAGGGTGGTGTCAAAGACGATGATCTGCTCGGGCACGGCCGGCGACCTCCTTGTGGGCTCCGCTTCGCTTCCGTTTCCTCCTGCCCGCCTCGAGGCACTCCGTGGGGCGGCCGGCGTAGGCCGCCCCACGGCAGCGGAGGATCAGAAGAAGCGGCGCTCCGGAGATCGTCCGGGTCATGCGCCTGCTCCCGTCTGGGCGAGCTGGACGAAGGTCGCCTCGTGGGCGCCGATCTCCCGCTCCACCCGGTCGAGCACGCCGGCGGGGATGCCGGCGTCGACGGTCAGCGCCATCAGGGCCTCGCCGCCCTGCTTGCGCCGGCCAACCTGCATCTGGGCGATGTTGACGCCGCTCTCCCCCAGCAGCGTCCCGACCCGGCCGATCACGCCCGGGCGGTCCTCGTAGAACAGGAACGCCATGTGCCGGGCCGGGGCCATGTCGACGGCGATGCCGTTGATGGCCACCAGCCGCTCGTGGTCGCGGGGGCCGACGGTGGTGCCGGCCACCCCGACCGGGCCCCGGGAGCCCTCGCCGGACAGGGTGATCAGGTTGACCCAGTCGCGGCTGTGGCGGGTCTTGGACTCGGTGACCTCGATGCCGCGCTCGGCCGCCAGCAGGGGCGCGTTCACGAAGGTGACCGGCTCGTGGCAGACCGGGCCGAGCATCCCCTTGAGGGCGGCCAGGGTCAGCACCCGGATGTCCTGCTCGACCAGGGCCCCGACGTAGTCGATCTGGAGCCGGCCGCCGCCCACGGCGCTGGTCCGACCGCCCGGCCCGCCGCCGGCCAGGGCGGTGTAGAGCTGGCCCAGCTTCTCCACCAGGGGCAGGAACGGGCGCAGGGCGTCGGGCACCGGGCCGGCGTCGACGTTGACCGCGTTGGGCACGAACTGGCCGGCCAGGGCGAGCAGGAGCTGCTCGGCGATGGTGATGCCGGCCTTGTCCTGCGCCTCCGCCGTTGAGGCGCCCAGGTGCGGGGTGACGACGACGTCGTCCAGGTCGAACAGGGGGCTGTGGGTGGTGGGCTCCTCGGTGAACACGTCGAGGGCGGCCCCGGCCAGCTGGCCGTCGCCGACCGCCTTGGCCAGGGCGGCCTCGTCCACGATCCCGCCCCGGGCCGTGTTGACCAGGCGGGCCCCGGGCTTCATGGCGGCCAGCTCGGCCTCGCCGATCAGGCCGGTCGTCTCCGGGGTCTTGGGCAGGTGGATGGTGACGACGTCGGCCCGGCCCAGGACCTCGGCCAGGCTGGCCAGCTCGACCCCCATCTGGGCGGCCCGCTCGCGGCTGACGAACGGGTCGTAGGCGAGCAGCCGCATGCCGAAGGCGTTGCAGCGCTGGGCGACCAGCGCCCCCACCCGGCCCAGGCCGACGATGCCGAGGGTCTTGCCGTACAGCTCGGTCCCCTGGAAGCGGCTGCGCTCCCAGCGCCCCTCGCGCAGGGCGGCGTGGGCCTGGGGGATGTTGCGGGCCTGGGCCAGGATCAGGGCCACGGTGTGCTCGGCGGCCGAGATCACGTTCGACTGGGGGGCGTTGACGACCATGATCCCGAGCCGGGTGGCCGCGGCGACGTCGACGTTGTCCAGGCCGATGCCGGCCCGGGCGACGACCTTGAGGTCGCGGCCGGCCTCCAGCACCTCGGCGTCGACCCTGGTGGCCGACCTGACCACCAGGGCGTCGACGCCCCCGATCGCGCCCAGCAGCTCCTCGCGGGTCATGGCCGCCCGCGCGTCCACCTCGTGAGCGGTGCGCAGCAGCTCAACGCCGGCGTCGGCCAGCGGCTCGGCGATCAGGACTCGGGCCATGTGCTCGACGTTACCCCTGGTCCCGGAGCCAGGACATCATGCGGCGCAGGGGCTTCCCGGTCTGCTCGATCGGGTGGTTGGCCCCGGCCTCGCGCATCCGGGTGAAGTTGGGCCGGCCCTGGTCGTCCTCGGAGACCCACTCGCGGGCGAACGACCCCGACTGGATCTCGGCCAGGATGCGGCCCATCTCCGCCTTGACCCGGTCGTCGATGACCCGGGGGCCGCGGCTGTAGTCGCCGTACTCGGCCGTGTCCGACACCGAGTAGCGCATGCCGGCCAGGCCGCCCTCGTACATCAGGTCGACGATCAGCTTGAGCTCGTGCAGGCACTCGAAGTAGGCCACCTCGGGCTGGTAGCCGGCCTTGGTCAGGGTCTCGAAGCCGGCCTGGACGAGCGCGGTGGCGCCGCCGCAGAGCACCGCCTGCTCGCCGAACAGGTCGGTCTCGGTCTCCTCCTGGAAGGTGGTGACCAGGGCCCCGGCCCGGGTCCCGCCGATCGCCCGGGCGTAGCTCTTGGCCAGGTCCCAGGCCTTGCCGGAGGCGTCCTGGGCGACGGCGACCAGCACCGGGGTGCCCTGGCCGTTCTCGAACTGGCGCCGGACCAGGTGGCCGGGGCCCTTGGGGGCGACCATGGCCACGTCCACGGTGTCGGGCACCTGGACGTAGCCGAAGTGGATGTTGAAGCCGTGGGCGAAGAACACGGCGTCGCCGGGGTTCAGGTTGGGGGCGATGTCGCTGGCGTACAGGTGCCGCTGCACGGTGTCGGGGACCAGCACCATGATCAGGTCGGCCCAGGCCGACGCCTCGGCCGGGCTGGTCACGGTCAGCCCGGCCGCCTCGGCGGCAGCCCGGCTCCTGGAGCCCTCGGCCAGCCCGACCCGGACCTCGCAGCCCGAGTCGTGCAGGGACAGGGCGTGGGCGTGGCCCTGGGAGCCGTAGCCGAGCACGGCGACCTTGCGGGACTGGACGAGGCCGAGGTCGGCGTCGTCGTCGTAGTAGATGGTGGCCATCTCGGAGGTGCCTCCTTCGGGAGCGGTTCGCGTCAGGCGGGTCGGGCCACGCGAAGCGGCTTGTCGGTGATGCCCTTGCCGCCGCGGGCCAGGGCGACCCGGCCGGTGCGGGCCAGCTCGCGGATGCCGTACGGCTCGAGCAGCTCGAGCATGGCCTGGACCTTGGGCGGGCTGCCGGTGGCCTCGATGGTGAGGGCGTCGGGGCCGACGTCGACGATCTTGGCCCGGAACATCTCGGCCAGCTCGATGATCTGGTAGCGGACGGAAGGGTCGGCCTTGACCTTGACCAGGACGAGCTCGCGCTCCACGGCCCGGTCCGGCTCCAGCTCGACGATCTTGAGCACGTGGACCAGCTTGTTGAGCTGCTTGGTGACCTGCTCCAGGGGCCGCTCGGCGCAGTCGACGACGATCGTCATGCGGCTCCGGCCCGGGTCCTCGGTCGGCCCGACGGCCAGGCTGTCGATGTTGAAGCCGCGCCGGCTGAACAGCCCGGAGATGCGGGCCAGGACGCCGGGCTTGTCCTCGACCAGCACCGAGATCGTGTGGGTGCTCATGAGATGCGCACCTCCCGGCGGGTCGCCGCCGCCTGCTCCTCGGGGGAGAACTCGGGCCCGAGGATGATCTCGTCGTTGGGGCGGCCGGCCGGGACCATCGGGAAGACGCCTTCGTGGGTGTCGACCCGGAAGTCCACCACCACCGACTGGTCGTCGGTGGCCAGCGCCTTCTCCAGGGTGGCGTCGACGTCGGTGGCCCGGTCGCAGCGCAGGCCGAGCGCGCCGTAGGCCTCGGCCAGCTTCACGTAGTCTGGGCACTCGAAGCCCAGGTGCACCTCGGAGTAGCGCTCGTCGTAGAACAGCTCCTGCCACTGGCGGACCATGCCCAGGTGGCCGTTGTTCAGGATCAGGACCTTGATCGGGATCCGCTCGGTGGTGCAGGTGGCCAGCTCCTGGGCGGTCATCTGGAAGCAGCCGTCGCCGTCGATCGCCACCACCAGCTCGTCGGGCCGGCCGACCTTGGCCCCCATGGCCGCCGGGACGGCGAAGCCCATCGTGCCCAGCCCGCCCGAGTTGATCCAGGACCGGGGCCGGTCGAAGCGGAAGTGCTGGGCGGCGTACATCTGGTGCTGGCCGACCCCGGCCACCACCACCGCCTCGCCGCCGGTCAGGGCCGACACCCGCTCGACCACGTGCTGGGGCTTGAGCGGCCCGCCGTCCTGCTGGTCGTAGCGGAACGGGAAGCGCTGCTTCCACTGGGCGGTGGCCCCCCGCCAGGCCTCGGTGTTGCCGGCCCCCTCGGCCGCCACCGCCGCCTTGTAGGCCGCGGCCAGCTCCTCCACCACCAGCTTGACGTCGCCGACGATGGGCACGTCGGCGGCGCGGTTCTTGCCGATCTCGGCCGGGTCGATGTCGGCGTGGACGATCCTGGCCTTGGGGGCGAAGGTGGCCAGGTTGCCGGTGACCCGGTCGTCGAAGCGGGCCCCCAGGGCGACCAGCAGGTCGGCCTCCTGGAGGGCGGCCACGGCCGCGTAGTTGCCGTGCATGCCGGGCATGCCGAGGGCCAGGGGGTGGCTGTCGGGGAAGGCCCCCCGGGCCATCAGGGTGGTCGTGACCGGCGCCCCGGCGGCCTCGGCCAGCTCCCGCAGGGCGGCCTCGGCGCCGGCCTTGGTCACGCCGCCGCCGACGTACAGCACCGGGCGCCGGGCCTCGCGCAGCCACGCCGCCGCCTCCCGGACCCGCTTGCCGTTGGGCCGGGTCACCGGCCGGTAGCCGGGCAGGTCGGTGGTGGACGGCCAGCTCCACTCGGTGGTGGCCTGGAGGATGTCCTTGGGCACGTCGACCAGGACCGGGCCGGGCCGGCCGGAGGCGGCGATGTGGAACGCCTCGGCGATGGCCCCGGGGATCCGGTCGATGTCCAGCACCAGCTCGTTGTGCTTGGTCACCGGCATGGTGATGCCGGTGGTGTCGCACTCCTGGAAGGCGTCGGAGCCGATCGCCCAGCTCGGCACCTGGCCGGTGATGGCCACCAGCGGCACCGAGTCCATGTAGGCGTCGCACAGGGCGGTGACCAGGTTGGTCGCCCCCGGACCGCTGGTGGCCATGCACACCCCGACCCGGCCCGTGGCCCAGGCGTAGCCCTCGGCGGCGTGGCCGGCCCCCTGCTCGTGGCGGACCAGGATGTGGCGCACCGACGACTCCCGCAGCGGGTCGTAGGCGGGAAGGATGGCCCCGCCGGGAAGGCCGAACACGACCTCGACGTCGCAGGCTTCCAGGCTGCGGATGAGCGATTGGGCGCCGGTGAGCTTCACGGTTGCTCCCAGGGGTTCGGTGGTCTCCGGTGGTCGGGCAAGAAAAAAACCTCCTGCCCGAGGGCGTAGGAGGTTCCGCGCGGACCCGCCTGTGGCGGCGGCATCCGCGCTAGTCGATAAGTACCAGGGTGATCTGGGGCGGCATCAAGCTTCCTGTCGCGGGGTGACGTTCACGTTTCTGGGATGGTACCGACCGTGTCAAGCTCAGGTTGGCGGTCGGCCGGACCGCCTCGTCGGACAGTGGCCGGGCCAGGACGAAAAGGCGTAGTAGGCTTCGGGTATGCGCGCACTCGTTGCCGACCCGACGGCCTCCCCCGCCCTGTCCCTGGCCGACGTGCCCGAGCCGGCACCCGGCCCCGGCGAGCTCCTCCTCGACATGGAGGCGGCCTCGGTCAACCGGGGCGAGGTCCGGTCGGCCGGCAAGCAGCCGCCGGGCACGGTCATCGGCTGGGACGTCGCCGGGACGGTGGCCGCCCTTGGCGAGGGCGTGACCCAGTTCGACGTCGGCGAGCGGGTGCTGGCCCTGTCCCCGGGCGGCGGCAGCTTCGCCGAGCGGGTGGTCGTCCCGGCCGAGTGGACCGCGCCGCTGCCGACCGCCTGCGACTTCCTGACCGCGGCCACCCTGCCCGTGGCCGGGCTGACCGCGGCCGGCATCCTCCGCCTGGCCAGGGCCCACGCCGGCGACCGGGTCCTGGTCACCGGGGCCGCCGGCGGCGTCGGCCAGTTCACCCTCCAGCTCGCCCTCCAGGCCAGGGCGACCGTGACCGGCCAGGCGGCCAGCGAGGAGCGTGCCGCCGCCGTCCGCGCCACCGGCGCCGAGGCCCTGGTCCACCCCGGGGACGGCTCCCCCGTCGACGGCGAGTTCGACGTCGTCCTCGACGGCATCGGCGGCCCCATGGTCGGCCCCCTGCTGGACGCCACCGCCCGCAACGGCCGGGTGGTCATCTACGGCAACTCCGCCGACGCCCCCTCGACCTTCCGGGTCGAGGCCTTCTACCCCAAGGGCATCAGCATCCTCGGCTTCCGGGTGTTCACCAGCGTCCCCTCCACCCAGGCCGTCAAGGACATGGCGTCCCTGGCCGACCAGGCCGCCGCCGGCACCCTCGAGGTCAAGGTCCAGGCGACCGCCCCCATCGCCGACGCCCTCCCCCTGATCCGCGACCTCTACGACCGCAAGGTCACCGGCAAGGTCGTCATCACCCGCTAGACGGTCACCGGCGGCACGCCCAGCTTCGGCGTCCGGCGCGGGACTAGGCTGGCTGTGGACCGGCGCATGGAGGTGGCTGTGGAGGACAACGGGCACGTCCCGGTGGTGGAGGTCCGCGACCTGGTCAAGCGGTACCGCAAGGCCAAGGTCAACGCCGTCGACGGGGTGAGCTTCACCGTCCGGCGCGGCGAGGTGTTCGGGCTGCTGGGGCCGAACGGGGCCGGGAAGACGACCACGGTGGGGGTCCTCACCACCCGGGTGCGGCGGACCGGGGGGACGGCCAGCGTCAGCGGGGTGGACGTCGGTGTCCACCCGGTGCGGGCCCGGAGCCTGGTCGCGGTCGTGCCCCAGCGCAACAACCTCGACCGGTCGCTGTCCATCCGCCAGAACCTCCTCTTCCACGCCGCCTACCACGGGGTGCCGGCCGGCGAGCGGGCCCGGCGGGCCGACGCCCTGCTGGAGGAGTTCGGGCTGGCCGACCGGGCCGACGACAAGCCGGACATGTTCTCCGGCGGCCAGGCCCAGCGGGTCATGGTGGCCAGGGCGCTGATGCACGCCCCCGAGGTGCTGTTCCTTGACGAGCCGACCACCGGGCTGGACCCGGCGGCCCGGCTGTTCGTCTGGGACCGGGTCCGGGACCTGCGGGCCAGGGGGGTGACGGTGGTGCTGACGACCCACGACATGGACGAGGCGGCCGCCCTCGCCGACCGGGTCGGGATCATGGACCACGGCAGGCTGCTCGCCCTCGACACCCCGGCCGCCCTGACCCGCGGGCTGCCCGGCCGGACCACCCTGGAGGTGGCGGTGACCCTCGACGGCACGCCCGCCGAGGACCTGCTGGCCGAGCTCGGCACCCTCCACGGGGTGGAGCGGGTCGAGCCGGTGGCCGCAAGTGGGGAGGTGCGGGCCCGGCTGTACCTGGCCGGGGAGGCGCCGCTGCTGGTGGCGCCGGTGGCGTCGGTGGTGGCCGGCCACCGGGCGCAGCTCACCGAGGTGACCATCGGCACCCCCAGCCTGGAGGACGTGTTCATCGCGCTCACCGGGAGGGCGCTGCGGTGACCACGGTGAGCACCACGGCCAGCCCGGCCAGGGCGTTCCTGGCCGTGCTGTGGCGCGACCTGTACGTGACCGGCCGCGAGCTGCCCGTGTTCCTGGCCCAGGTGGTCCTGCAGCCGCTGTTCCTGCTGTTCGTCTTCGGCAAGGTCCTGACCGACCTGGGGTTCGCCCAGCCCGGCTACACCCGCGTCCTGTTCCCCGGCATCGTCGCCCTGACCGCCTTCGTCACCGGGCTCCAGAGCACCGCCTTCCCGCTGGTCATCGACTTCAGCTTCACCAAGGAGATCGAGGACCGGCTCCTGGCGCCGCTGCCCGTGGGGATGGTGGCGGTCGAGAAGGTGGTCTTCGCCAGCCTCCGGGCCCTGCTGGCCGCCCTGGTCATGCTGCCGATCGGGGTGCTGGTGCTCGGCTCGATCCCGTGGCGGCCCGCCGGCCTCCCGCTGTTCGCGACCGTGCTGGTGCTCGGCTGCCTGGCCGGGTCCTGCCTGGGCATGATCATGGGCACGGCCGTGCCGGCCAACCGCATCAACGTCATGTTCGCCCTGGTCCTGACCCCGCTGCTGTTCACCGGGGCCAGCCAGTACCCGTGGGCGTCGCTGGACCACCTGCCCTGGTTCCAGGCGCTGACCGCCTGCAACCCGCTCACCTACGTCAGCGAGGGCATGCGGGCGGCGATGGTCCCCGACATCCCCCACATCCCGCCCTTGGTGTCGGTGCTGGTCCTGGCCGTGACCGTCGCGGTGGCCCTGGCCATCGGCATCCGGCTGTTCCTCCGCCGGGCCGTCGACTGAGGCCCGGCGTTCAGCCGGGCCGGGTCGGGCGGCGGCGCGGGGCGGCGGCCGGGGCCGGCTCCGGGGCGGGGGCCGGGGTGGAGAGGATCCGGCGGAGGGCGGCGAACAGCTCGGTCGGGGAGGCGGTCACGGCGGTGGCGCCGGCGTCGAGGGCGTCCTGGCGGTCGAGCTCGACCCGGCGGGCGCTGGTGTAGACGAGCACGGGCTGGTCCTGCTCGGCCTCGTGGAGCTGGCGCAGGAGGGCCAGGCCGGCGTGGGAGCGGAACTCGCCGTCCTCGGCCCGGCCCATGTCGGTGACGATGGCGCGCACGCCCCGGCGCAGGGAGAGGACGTCCATGGCCTCGGCGGTGGAGCGGGCCATGAGCACCTCGAGGCCGTCGTCGCGGAGCTTGGCCAGCTCCAGGGCGTTGCCCTCGGGGTTGTCGTCGACCCACAGGATGGTCGCGCGGCCCTGGTCGGCGCTCCCGCCGGCCCCGGCCTCGGCGCCGGCGGGAGCGGCGGGCGGGGCGCCGGGGGCGGCCGGCGGGCCGGCGTCGTCCCGCTGGGCGAGCTGGGCCGCCAGCTGGGTCTGGAGGTCGGTGACCTGGCGGCGGAGCTGCTCGGCGGCGTCCTCGATCGACAGCTCGACGCCGCCGATCCTTACCGTGAAGGCGCGGGTCCGCATGGCCTTGCGGAGGTCGGCGACCACGCCGGGGATGTGGGGGATCACCCGGATCAGGACCACGGCGACCAGCAGCGGCCACAGCAGGCTCCCGACGGCTTCGATGATCCTGGCCGCGGTCATCGGGTTCCTCCTCGGGCTGCATGCGGGAATGTCGCGACCGGCGGCCGCATCCTGATCGTGGGCCGCGCCGCCGGTCAAGGCGGAGTAATTCGGGTGCGACCGCGGGGCCCGCGGCCCATGCTGGGCCCATGGACCTCGAACTGCTTGGCTGGGACGGCGGCTTCGCCGACCTGTTCGCGCCCTGGGCGGCCGCCGGCCACCGTCCGGGGCGGGTGGCCGCCGCCCACCGGGGTGGCGACCTGGTCGCGACCGGGCAGGGCGAGGCGCTCGCCCAGGCCACCGGCCGGCTGCGCCACCTGGCCGGGCCCAGCGTCGCCGGGCTGCCGGCGGTCGGCGACTGGGTGGCGCTCCGCGACGGGCGCATCCACGCCGTGCTCCCCCGCCGCACGGCGGTGACCCGCCGGGCGCCCGGATCGGGGGCCGGCGAGCAGGTCCTGGCCGCCAACGTCGACCTGGTGCTGGTGGTGGTGGCCCCGGGACGTGACGCCAACCCGCGCCGGGTGGAGCGGCTGCTCGCCCTGGCCTGGGAGAGCGGCGCCCAGCCGGTGGTCGTGCTCGGCCGGGCCGACCTCTGCCCCGACTGGGGCACCGACGTCGGGACCGAGCTGGCCGGTCTGGCCGCGGTCGCCCCGGGCGTCCAGGTGCTGGCCCTGAGCTGCTACACCGGCGAGGGAGTGGACGAGATCGCGGTCATGCTGGACCCTGGCCGCACCGCGGTCCTGCTCGGCTCCTCCGGCGTCGGCAAGTCGACCCTGGTCAACCGTCTGGCCGGCCGGGACCTGCTGGCCACCGGCGAGATCAGGGACGACGGCAAGGGCCGCCACACGACCACCACCCGCCAGCTGGTCCCGCTGGCCGGCGGTGGCCTGATCATCGACACCCCCGGCCTGCGCGAGCTCGGTCTGTGGACCGGCGCCTCGGGGACCGCGGCCGCCTTCGACGACATCGAGACCCTGGCCGCCGAATGCCGCTTCGACGACTGCCGCCACCGGACCGAGCCCGGCTGCGCGGTCCTCCAGGCGCTGGAGGACGGCCGGCTGCCGGCGGAGCGGTTCACCGCCTGGGAGAAGCTGCAGCGCGAGCTGGCCTGGGCCGAGCGGCGCGCCGACCCCCTGGCCGCCGCCAACCGGCGCCGCCAGATCCGCGCCCTGAGCAGGTCGGTCCGGGCCGGCTACCTGCAGCGCGGGCGGGACTGACCGACCCGGTCAGGGGGCGTCGCGCTCCAGGCCGGCCTCGGCCGCGCCGGCCTGGAGGGCCTCGAGGCCGAAGGCGTCGACCGGGCCGAGGGCGCCGGTGGCGGCCAGGCCGTGGCCGGCCGCCCGGCGGGCGCCCCAGGCGAGCAGCCGGGCCGTGAGGGTGTAGGGGTCGGGGCCGCGCAGGCGGACCTGGGCCAGCTCGCGGCCCTCGGCGTCGCTGGCCAGGGCCACGATCAGGGAGCCGCAGCGCCGGCGGGCCGCCTCGTCCGGGCCCTGGCCGGTGCGGCCGGCCAGCCGGCCGGCGGCGGCCTGGGCTAGGGTCCGGGTTCCGGGCAGGCGGGTCAGCGGCGCCCCCAGCGCCGAGGCGGCCCGCACGGCCCGGGAGCGGCGGCCGAACCAGCCCAGGTACACCTCGACCTCGCGCAGGCCGGGAGCGAGCCGGGGCAGGGCGTAGTGGTCGCTGCCGCCGTAGGAGACCCCCAGCCAGTCCCGCCCCCCGATCGGGAACGCCCGCACCCGCCGGGCCAGCCGCTCCCGCCGCAGCCGCCCGCCCCGCCAGGCGAACCCCGGCTCCAGCAGCAGCCCGGCCCCCGAGGCCATGGTCCCGCTGCTGAACCCGCCCCCGCCGGTCACGAAGTAGCCGATGGTGACCCGGGCCGCCTCTCCGGCCTCGGCCAGGGCGAGGGCTCCGGCCAGGTTGCCGGGGACGAAGTCGTAGCCGAAGGCCGGGACCAGGCCGCAGCGGCCGGCCGCCCTCGGGCCGTGCTCCTCGAACACGCGGCGCAGGAACGGCGGCTCCCCGGTGGCGTCCAGGTAGGCCGCGCCCGCCTCCACGGCCGCCCTGACCGCCGGCTCGCCCCGGGTCAGGAACGGGCCGACCGTGCTGACGAGCACGTCGCCGGGGCCGACGAGGTCGCGGACACTGTCCGGCCGGGCCGTGTCGGCCCCGGCCACCGGCAGGTCCCCGAGCCGGCCGGCCAGGGCGGCCAGCCGGCCCCGGTCCCGGCCGGCCAGCACCGGCCTCGCCCCGGCCGCGGCCAGGGCCTCGGCCGTCAGCCGGCCCGTGTACCCGGTGGCCCCGAACAGCACCACCCGCGCCGCCGCCATGGCCGCTCAGCCGTCGCCGTCGTCGCCGAAGCGGAGGCCGACCACGATGGTGACGGTGGAGTCCCGGCCGACGGTGGT
The Actinomycetota bacterium DNA segment above includes these coding regions:
- a CDS encoding acetolactate synthase large subunit codes for the protein MKLTGAQSLIRSLEACDVEVVFGLPGGAILPAYDPLRESSVRHILVRHEQGAGHAAEGYAWATGRVGVCMATSGPGATNLVTALCDAYMDSVPLVAITGQVPSWAIGSDAFQECDTTGITMPVTKHNELVLDIDRIPGAIAEAFHIAASGRPGPVLVDVPKDILQATTEWSWPSTTDLPGYRPVTRPNGKRVREAAAWLREARRPVLYVGGGVTKAGAEAALRELAEAAGAPVTTTLMARGAFPDSHPLALGMPGMHGNYAAVAALQEADLLVALGARFDDRVTGNLATFAPKARIVHADIDPAEIGKNRAADVPIVGDVKLVVEELAAAYKAAVAAEGAGNTEAWRGATAQWKQRFPFRYDQQDGGPLKPQHVVERVSALTGGEAVVVAGVGQHQMYAAQHFRFDRPRSWINSGGLGTMGFAVPAAMGAKVGRPDELVVAIDGDGCFQMTAQELATCTTERIPIKVLILNNGHLGMVRQWQELFYDERYSEVHLGFECPDYVKLAEAYGALGLRCDRATDVDATLEKALATDDQSVVVDFRVDTHEGVFPMVPAGRPNDEIILGPEFSPEEQAAATRREVRIS
- a CDS encoding zinc-binding dehydrogenase, whose amino-acid sequence is MRALVADPTASPALSLADVPEPAPGPGELLLDMEAASVNRGEVRSAGKQPPGTVIGWDVAGTVAALGEGVTQFDVGERVLALSPGGGSFAERVVVPAEWTAPLPTACDFLTAATLPVAGLTAAGILRLARAHAGDRVLVTGAAGGVGQFTLQLALQARATVTGQAASEERAAAVRATGAEALVHPGDGSPVDGEFDVVLDGIGGPMVGPLLDATARNGRVVIYGNSADAPSTFRVEAFYPKGISILGFRVFTSVPSTQAVKDMASLADQAAAGTLEVKVQATAPIADALPLIRDLYDRKVTGKVVITR
- a CDS encoding ABC transporter ATP-binding protein, translating into MEVAVEDNGHVPVVEVRDLVKRYRKAKVNAVDGVSFTVRRGEVFGLLGPNGAGKTTTVGVLTTRVRRTGGTASVSGVDVGVHPVRARSLVAVVPQRNNLDRSLSIRQNLLFHAAYHGVPAGERARRADALLEEFGLADRADDKPDMFSGGQAQRVMVARALMHAPEVLFLDEPTTGLDPAARLFVWDRVRDLRARGVTVVLTTHDMDEAAALADRVGIMDHGRLLALDTPAALTRGLPGRTTLEVAVTLDGTPAEDLLAELGTLHGVERVEPVAASGEVRARLYLAGEAPLLVAPVASVVAGHRAQLTEVTIGTPSLEDVFIALTGRALR
- a CDS encoding ABC transporter permease; this translates as MTTVSTTASPARAFLAVLWRDLYVTGRELPVFLAQVVLQPLFLLFVFGKVLTDLGFAQPGYTRVLFPGIVALTAFVTGLQSTAFPLVIDFSFTKEIEDRLLAPLPVGMVAVEKVVFASLRALLAALVMLPIGVLVLGSIPWRPAGLPLFATVLVLGCLAGSCLGMIMGTAVPANRINVMFALVLTPLLFTGASQYPWASLDHLPWFQALTACNPLTYVSEGMRAAMVPDIPHIPPLVSVLVLAVTVAVALAIGIRLFLRRAVD
- the rsgA gene encoding ribosome small subunit-dependent GTPase A, translated to MDLELLGWDGGFADLFAPWAAAGHRPGRVAAAHRGGDLVATGQGEALAQATGRLRHLAGPSVAGLPAVGDWVALRDGRIHAVLPRRTAVTRRAPGSGAGEQVLAANVDLVLVVVAPGRDANPRRVERLLALAWESGAQPVVVLGRADLCPDWGTDVGTELAGLAAVAPGVQVLALSCYTGEGVDEIAVMLDPGRTAVLLGSSGVGKSTLVNRLAGRDLLATGEIRDDGKGRHTTTTRQLVPLAGGGLIIDTPGLRELGLWTGASGTAAAFDDIETLAAECRFDDCRHRTEPGCAVLQALEDGRLPAERFTAWEKLQRELAWAERRADPLAAANRRRQIRALSRSVRAGYLQRGRD
- a CDS encoding saccharopine dehydrogenase NADP-binding domain-containing protein encodes the protein MAAARVVLFGATGYTGRLTAEALAAAGARPVLAGRDRGRLAALAGRLGDLPVAGADTARPDSVRDLVGPGDVLVSTVGPFLTRGEPAVRAAVEAGAAYLDATGEPPFLRRVFEEHGPRAAGRCGLVPAFGYDFVPGNLAGALALAEAGEAARVTIGYFVTGGGGFSSGTMASGAGLLLEPGFAWRGGRLRRERLARRVRAFPIGGRDWLGVSYGGSDHYALPRLAPGLREVEVYLGWFGRRSRAVRAASALGAPLTRLPGTRTLAQAAAGRLAGRTGQGPDEAARRRCGSLIVALASDAEGRELAQVRLRGPDPYTLTARLLAWGARRAAGHGLAATGALGPVDAFGLEALQAGAAEAGLERDAP